TCGCAGAGGCGGATCCGAGCTTCGACGTCGAGGGCACCGACGCCGCGCTCAAGTGCGTCATCGTCGCGAACGTCCTCGGCGGCGAGTTCTCGCTCGTGGACGCCGACGTCTCGGGGATCGAGGGGATCCCGGGGAGCGCGCTCGAACTCGCCGCCGAGGACGGTCGGACGGTTCGGCTGATCGGCGAGGCCACTCGGGAGTCCGTCCGAGTCGGTCCCCGACTGGTGCCAGAGAACGGCACGCTCGCGGTCACCGGCACGAGGAACATCGTCCAGATCGAGACGACGCAGGCGGGTCGGCTGAACATCAGCGGTCGCGGTGCGGGCGGCCCGGAGACGGCGAGCGCGGTGCTCGCGGACGTGGGGCGGCTCACCCGCTGAGGGGAGTTCATCCCCTCGCGAGTGGTGTGCCATTTCCTGGCAGTAACCGCACGAGGGCGGGAGGATCGCCCGAACGGGCTTTCGAAATGGTTTTACGAGCAACCGCCGAAACGAACGCACAGAGCGCATCTGCGCGTGAGATACCAATGGCGAAAAAACCACACCAGAACCTGGCCATCATCGGCCACGTCGACCACGGCAAGAGCACGCTCGTCGGGCGACTCCTCTTCGAGACGGGGTCCGTACCGGAGCACGTCATCGAACAGCACCGAGCGGAAGCCGAGGAGAAGGGCAAGGGCGGATTCGAGTTCGCCTACGTGATGGATAACCTCGCCGAGGAGCGAGAGCGCGGGGTCACCATCGACATCGCCCACCAGGAGTTCGACACGGACAACTACTACTTCACGATCGTCGACTGTCCCGGCCACCGGGACTTCGTGAAGAACATGATCACGGGCGCGAGCCAGGCGGACAACGCGGTGCTCGTCGTCGCGGCCGACGACGGCGTCCAGCCCCAGACCCAGGAGCACGTCTTCCTCGCGCGCACCCTCGGGATCAACGAGCTGATCGTCGCGGTCAACAAGATGGACGTCGTCGACTACGGCGAGGCGGAGTTCAAGGGCGTCGTCGACGAGGTCTCGAAGCTGCTGAAGCAGGTGAACTTCCCGGTCGACGACGCCGGATTCATCCCGATCTCGGCGTTCGAGGGCGACAACATCTCCGAGCACTCGGAGAACACTGACTGGTACGACGGCCGGACGATCCTCGAGGCGCTCGACGACCTCGAAGAGCCCCAGCCGCCGTCAGACGCCCCGCTTCGCCTGCCGATCCAGGACGTCTACACGATCTCCGGCATCGGGACGGTTCCCGTGGGCCGAATCGAGACGGGCCAGCTCAAACCCGGCATGAACGTCTCGTTCCAGCCGAGCGACGTCGGCGGCGAGGTCAAGACCGTCGAGATGCACCACGAGGAGGTCCCGGAGGCGAACCCCGGCGACAACGTCGGGTTCAACGTCCGCGGCATCGGCAAGGACGACATCCGCCGCGGCGACGTCTGTGGCCCGGCCGACGACCCGCCGACGGTCGCCGAGACGTTCACCGCACAGATCGTCGTCATGCAGCACCCCTCGGTGCTCACCGCCGGTTACACGCCGGTCTTCCACGCCCACACGGCGCAGGTCGCCTGCACGTTCGAGTCGATCGACCAGAAGATCGATCCGGCGAGCGGGGAAGTCAAAGAGGAGAACCCGGACTTCATCCAGTCCGGCGACGCCGCGGTCGTCACCGTCCGCCCACAGAAGCCGCTGTCGATCGAGCCGTCGAGCGAGATCCCCGAGCTCGGGAGCTTCGCGGTGCGCGACATGGGCCAGACGATCGCCGCCGGCCGCGTGCTCGAGGTCAACGAGAAATAGATGCAGCAAGCACGCGTCAGGCTCGCGGGGACGAACCCGGGTGACCTGGATACGATCTGCGGCGACGTCCGCGAGATCGCCGACAAAACTGGGGTAAGCGTCTCGGGGCCGATCCCGCTGCCGACGAAGACGCTCAACGTCCCGGCCCGCAAGTCGCCCGACGGCGAGGGCACCGCGACCTGGGAGCACTGGGAGATGCGTGTCCACAAGCGCCTGGTCGACCTCGACGCCGACGAGCGTGCGCTGCGCCAGCTCATGCGCATACAGGTCCCGAACGACGTCTCGATCGAGATCGTCCTCGAGGACTGACCGACGTTTCAGCCGGTTTCACCGGTTTATCGACCGCATTCTTTTACCCGCCGACGCCCAACCGAGAGCGAATGCGACCCCCGCGCAGCCCCTCCCTCGAAACGCTCGGGATCATCGCCGCCGTCTTCGCCGTCCAGCAAGCGGTCGCGCTGATGGGGATCGGACCCGAGCTGTTCGCGCTCGCCGCCCCGCTCGAACACCGGCCCTGGACCCTGGTGACGAGCGTCTACGCCCACGCCGGACCCACCCACCTGCTCGCGAACGCGCTCGGTCTCGCGGTGCTCGGCCTGCTCGTCGAGCGCGCGTCGAACCGCTCGCGGTTTCACGTCTTCGTCCTCCTCACGGGGCTGCTCGCCGGGCTCGCGGAGGTCCTCTTCGGACTGCTCGTCGGCTACCCCCGGATGGTGCTCGGCATCAGCGGCGCGGTGTTCGCGCTGATGGGCTACGTCGTCGCGGGCAATCCGCTCGCCGACTCGATCATGGGCCGGTTCCGACCGACGCGCAGACAGCAGCTGCTGATCGTCGTCGTCCTCGGCGGGCTGGTCACGCTGTTCACCGCCTCGGGGGGCGTCGCGCTCGTCGCCCACTTCACCGGCTTCGCGCTCGGCCTGGTCGGTGGTCGCCAGCGCGTGCTCCGGGCGCACTGACGGAACGGAAGCCTCAAATAACGCCCGCCGGTAGGAAGTGGTGCGGGCTCGTAGATCAGCGGTAGATCGCTTCCTTCGCAAGGAAGAGGCCCTGGGTTCAAATCCCAGCGAGTCCACTACTCCTGTTCGGCGAGCACACCCGCGAGCCGCGCGAGTGTCAGACGAGGTGGGGTTCGAAGCCCCGTGAGTCGCTGTGCGAGCGAAGTGATCGACCGTCGCGCGGTTCACGTCCCGGTGAATCCACCGTCCGTCGGATCGTCTGGGGGCACACGCTCCCCTCCCGAGGATCAGCCGACGTCCTCGAACAGGGTGTCGATGAGCCGCTCGGCACGGTCGAGCAGCCGTTCCGGGAGGAGCGGTCGAACCTCACCCAGCAACGGTTCGAGGTCGTCAGGCCGCGAGATGTCGAGCCAGATGCGGTTTCCGTCGCGGCGCTTCTCGACGATATCCTGTTCGGTGAGGCGGTCGAGATGCCACGAGAGGGTACTCCGGGCGATGCCGACCGTCTCGAGTATCTCGGACGGGGAGGACTCGCCGTGTTCGAGGAGGTAGACGATGATATCCCGGGAGGTCTCTCGCCGCAACATCGCGAGCGCGGTCCGCTCCCAGGCGTCGAACTTCGGTGGGTAGTAGTGGGTCTGTCCGTACACGGACTCGCGGACGATCGTGTCGTACTCGAGGTGATCGCGCACGTAGCGGTCGACCCGCTCGGGCGAGACGCCGAGTTCGCGGACCAGGGCGTTGAAGTGGATTCCTGGGTTGCGGTGGACGAGCCCCGTGAGTTCGATCCGCGGGTCCCCGCTCACGGGGTTCCTCCGCCGCGCTCGCCACGTGCGATGTAGACGGCGACGAGCAACGCGCCGATGAGCACCACGTCGAGTCCGTGCTCGACGGTGTTGTACAGCGTGAACCCGCCTGCGTCCAGTGCCACGGGATCGAACAGCGATGCGAGACCGAGGGCGCTCCTGACCAGGAGCGTCGAGAACGCGATCAGGACGAACAGATACGGGAGCGAGCGCCGACGCAGGTACAGCAGCCCTACCCCGGTCACGATTATCAACGAGAGAGCGGTCTCGAGGAAGACGACGACGAGGTACTCGATCGGGGTCCCCACGAGCGCCGATGTGAGCCCCTCCATATCCGAACTGAACGGGGCCGAGGGGATAGCCGTTGTGCTCGTCGGGCGCGACCGGGGGATCCCCACCGCGACTCGGGGAACGAACCGACCCGCGGATCCCGAAGTCCGCCGCGCCCCGAAACCGCTCGAACCCGGGGGTGACGAACCGAAATGCTATTGATAGTCGAAATGGTGTGCACCTCCATGCAGGAGGAGGTCCTCGAACTTCTCGTTCAGGTGTTCTTCGCGCTCGGATACACGGCGGTCGCCGTGGTCGTCGCCGGGCTGGGGATCTCGATCGAGTACGCGGGGCTCTCTCTGGCGAACGTCGGTGACTATCTGCTCGCGCTGTGGGTGGGCGCCATCGGGGCCGTCGTCCTGCTGTTCGCGTACCTCATCGTACGCCACAGACTGTTCCCGCTCATCGTACCGAGCGGGGGATAGTCTTCTCGGGATGCGGTCCGGGTCGCTAGCCGCGAAGCTACTCGGTCAGCGGAAGCGCGATCGCGTCGTCTTCCGTCTAGTCGAGCAGTTCTCGCTTTCCCTCGTCCGGCGGCGTTGCTCGCCCGAGCCGGGATAATCAGTTCTGGCTCGCGGCAGCGAGGATATCCGGATGCGTTTCTCGTCACCGCTTTCATCGACCGAGTCCGCGGTACGAGCCTGAAGCTCCTCTCGCACTTCATCCAGGACGCCGTTCTCACCACGAGGGTAGGACAGTACGCCGATGGCCCGACTACACATCTCTCGGTCTTTAGTTCGTTAGTTGGTCTAATAATAAAAGGTTCTGAAGCCTTCAACTACCGGCGTCCGCTAACCGCACGCGTATTTATATAGAGATGTAGGATCGTCGATTCTCAGAGTATATGGCTGGAGGAGACACCGACATCTACTTCGATTATCAGTTGACTACCGGCAAAATCACCGTAACATACATGCTGGTTCGTACCGTACCGATTCACGTCAGTATAGGGGGATCGGGACATACCCCTTTAGTCACGGCGTCGTGTGCCGATACCCGCTCACTGACACGAGAAGGGCCGAACCTGGAACGTTCTCCACCCTTCCTTTCCTCGTCGGCGTCGGTGAGAACCGAACAACCGTGTCGCGAGGTCGGCGAACTGACGGGAGGTCGGTTCCCTACCGAAACTGTTACTGTACGAGCGAGGTCGCCAGCGTGGGTCGGAACGTACGGGCGAGTGGAAGTATCGAGGACGACGAACGACGCGACGTTCGATCGACGCGATCCGGCGTTCGTCAAGTGTCCGTCTCGACGGTCGGTTCCCGCGTCCCGACGACGTGGACGGCCACTGACGCTACCGTCTCGTCGTTCCCCAGCCGCCGAGCGCGATCAGGATCAACACGAACGCGACGAACGCGACGAGCAGCCACTGGCCCATCTGTGTCTCCATGATCGGCGAGATGAGGTCGACGCCGAACGCCTGGCTGAGCGCGAACAGCAGCAGGACGAGCCCGAAGAGCGCGAGGCCGATCCGGAGCGCGCTTCGAGTGACGATGGAGGCCGTCTCCTCCGCGCCGTCCGCCGGCTGTCCCTGGGCCCCCGTGTTTCCGCCCTGTGCGCCCGCGTTGCCCTGTTGGTCGGACATAGGCGAAGTATACAGGAGTGTACCCTAAAAATAGGACCCTGATATTTATACTATATTTCTGATACGTCCGGATCGTTTTCGACCAGTCAACCGGGTCGAACTGAGACACGGCCAGCGGGCGGTGGTCAGTCCTCGATCCGCGCTTCTGTCCCGGCGAGCATCTCGACGATCTGCATCACGCCGGAGTTGTCGTCGCGACCCATCCCGTTCTCCTCCATCGCCTTGTACATCTCGTGGGTCACCTCGGTGATCGGCATCGGCGAGCCGAACGCCTCGCCCGCGTCGGTGGCGATCCGGAGGTCCTTGTACTGGTACGAGGCGAAGAAGCCGGGGTCGAACTCGCCGCGGATCATGGTCGGCGCGCGGTTGTCGAGCGCCCAGCAGCCGGCCGCACCGCCGCTGATCGCGTCGACGACGGCTTCGAGGTCCGCACCGGCTTTCTCCGCGAAGACGAGCGCCTCGCTCACCGCCTGCATCGTGTTCGCGACGACGATCTGGTTGCAGGCTTTGGTGACCTGGCCCGCACCGCTCGGCCCGCAGTGGGTGATCGTCCCACCCATCGCCTCCAGGATCTCGTAGTTGGCGTCGAGCACCTCTCCCTCGCCGCCGACCATGATCGAGAGCGTCCCCTCGATCGCACCCTCCTCGCCGCCGCTGATCGGCGCGTCGAGCATCGCACCTCCCCGTTCTGCGACCTCCTCGGCGAGCTCTTCGGTGACCGTCGGCGATATCGTCGACATGTCGATCACCGTCGTTCCTTCGCTCACCCCGGCGAGGATCCCCTCGTCCGCGTGCATCAGCTCCGAGACCACCTCGGAGTCAGGTAAGCAGGTGATGAGCACGTCCGCGCGCTCCGTAGCTTCCTGGGGTGTCTCGGCTGCCTCACCGCCGTGGTCGAGGAGTTCCTCGACCGGTTCCTGCGAGCGGTTGTGACCGACGACGTCGTAGCCCGCCTCCAGCAGGTTCTTCGCCATCGGCAGTCCCATGATCCCGAGTCCG
This region of Halalkalicoccus sp. CGA53 genomic DNA includes:
- the tuf gene encoding translation elongation factor EF-1 subunit alpha, giving the protein MAKKPHQNLAIIGHVDHGKSTLVGRLLFETGSVPEHVIEQHRAEAEEKGKGGFEFAYVMDNLAEERERGVTIDIAHQEFDTDNYYFTIVDCPGHRDFVKNMITGASQADNAVLVVAADDGVQPQTQEHVFLARTLGINELIVAVNKMDVVDYGEAEFKGVVDEVSKLLKQVNFPVDDAGFIPISAFEGDNISEHSENTDWYDGRTILEALDDLEEPQPPSDAPLRLPIQDVYTISGIGTVPVGRIETGQLKPGMNVSFQPSDVGGEVKTVEMHHEEVPEANPGDNVGFNVRGIGKDDIRRGDVCGPADDPPTVAETFTAQIVVMQHPSVLTAGYTPVFHAHTAQVACTFESIDQKIDPASGEVKEENPDFIQSGDAAVVTVRPQKPLSIEPSSEIPELGSFAVRDMGQTIAAGRVLEVNEK
- the rpsJ gene encoding 30S ribosomal protein S10, with protein sequence MQQARVRLAGTNPGDLDTICGDVREIADKTGVSVSGPIPLPTKTLNVPARKSPDGEGTATWEHWEMRVHKRLVDLDADERALRQLMRIQVPNDVSIEIVLED
- a CDS encoding rhomboid family intramembrane serine protease, which codes for MRPPRSPSLETLGIIAAVFAVQQAVALMGIGPELFALAAPLEHRPWTLVTSVYAHAGPTHLLANALGLAVLGLLVERASNRSRFHVFVLLTGLLAGLAEVLFGLLVGYPRMVLGISGAVFALMGYVVAGNPLADSIMGRFRPTRRQQLLIVVVLGGLVTLFTASGGVALVAHFTGFALGLVGGRQRVLRAH
- a CDS encoding winged helix-turn-helix transcriptional regulator → MSGDPRIELTGLVHRNPGIHFNALVRELGVSPERVDRYVRDHLEYDTIVRESVYGQTHYYPPKFDAWERTALAMLRRETSRDIIVYLLEHGESSPSEILETVGIARSTLSWHLDRLTEQDIVEKRRDGNRIWLDISRPDDLEPLLGEVRPLLPERLLDRAERLIDTLFEDVG
- a CDS encoding DUF7471 family protein; the protein is MEGLTSALVGTPIEYLVVVFLETALSLIIVTGVGLLYLRRRSLPYLFVLIAFSTLLVRSALGLASLFDPVALDAGGFTLYNTVEHGLDVVLIGALLVAVYIARGERGGGTP
- a CDS encoding NAD(P)-dependent oxidoreductase: MSGETIGFVGLGIMGLPMAKNLLEAGYDVVGHNRSQEPVEELLDHGGEAAETPQEATERADVLITCLPDSEVVSELMHADEGILAGVSEGTTVIDMSTISPTVTEELAEEVAERGGAMLDAPISGGEEGAIEGTLSIMVGGEGEVLDANYEILEAMGGTITHCGPSGAGQVTKACNQIVVANTMQAVSEALVFAEKAGADLEAVVDAISGGAAGCWALDNRAPTMIRGEFDPGFFASYQYKDLRIATDAGEAFGSPMPITEVTHEMYKAMEENGMGRDDNSGVMQIVEMLAGTEARIED